The following nucleotide sequence is from Chryseobacterium sp. CY350.
TTAAAAAAAGTGGCCTCCAGACCAGCATCAATTCCAACATTTTACAGATTGGAATTGACGGAAGTTCTGTAATTGCACCCTTATCCAAAACTCCCCAAAAAATACTTTTTAACGGAACACCTGTTTTGGACCGGCAACTGAATGTAAGATATACCGTATCTCCTGCGGATGCCCAAAGTTTAGTGGGAAAAGAAAATAGTACGTACTCTATCAATGTCTATTATAGCTTTACCGCTATCTAATAATACTTTTTTACCCACTCTTCATGATAAACCATTTTAATAGCAATAATCATTTTTTGGATCAGCAAAATAATGATAAATTGACTTCCTTCGAAAAAAAATATACCGATATTTTTGAACTATTGGTGTATGCCGCTGCTAAGATGACTGGCACAGAGCTTTGCACCATGAGTATTATTTCGGACGGGCAAGTGTATGTTCTGGCTTCCAGTGATGCTTCCCATAACCAGATTTATCTTCAGAATCTTCGCTTTCAATTGGGTGATGAGACTTCAGTTTATGAGTTTAAGAGCGCGGAATTTAAATTTCATAGAAGTTATTCCATCCCGGATCTTGGAGACAATCTTGTTGCTCATTTAAATTTATTTGACAGGGAAAAGAAAAATTTGGACATAGCAGAGGAGGAGTTATTGAATAAGATACTGAATCAAGCGTCAAAATGGTATTTGTGTAATTCAGACGATGTTACCGCAAGAAAAAAAACGGAGAGTGAGATCTTACCCGCAAAAGAATCAGCAGATCAAGCTTATGTTTTGAAATCTGAGTTTGTGGCCAATATGAGTCACGAGATCAGAACCCCGTTAAATGGAATTATCGGTTTTACCGAGCTCCTTCTGGAAACCAGCCTCGATGAAACGCAGAGGCAGTACTTGGATGTTATCAACCAATCCGGAGTATCGCTATACAGCATCATCAACGATATTTTGGATTTTTCAAAATTAGATAAGCAAAAACTTCAGCTGAACCTTGATAAAGTTGAGATAGAGGAACTGGTTTCAGAAGCTTTCAATATTGTTTCGTATCACAATAATAAAAAACGGTTAGAAATACTCATTGATATTGATGATGCCATCCCAACGTACATCTGGACTGATACAATGCGCTTAAAACAGGTCTTTGTAAACCTTTTGAGCAATGCCCTAAAATTTACCGAGAAGGGGGAGATCGTATTATATGTTAAAGTTATAAACGATTTAGGAAAAGGAAAAAAGCTCATGCGGTTTGGAGTTCACGATACAGGTATTGGAATTAATAAGGAAAAACAGTCTGAAATTTTCGAAGCATTTTCACAGGAAGATATCAGTATTACCAAAAGATATGGCGGTACGGGTCTGGGACTGACTATTTCCAACCAAATCTTAGCACTTCTAGACAGTGTTTTACAGGTAGAAAGTGAACAAGGAACGGGGAGTGACTTTTTCTTCGATTTGCAGTTGGATACTGGGGAAGAGGAATATGATTTAAGCTTAAGCGGTATCAAAAAAGTTCTGATAGTAGACGATAATGAAAACAATCGGAATATTCTGAAAAGGATGCTGGAACGAAAAGATATTGAAGTAACGGAATGCGATAGCGGCTTGAAAGCAATACTTCTGATCATGGATAAGTCTGAATATGATGTGATAATTATGGATTATCATATGCCAATTATGGATGGGATTGAAACAATCAGAAAAATGAAAAATATAATTCCTGCTACTACTGATGCAGCGCCGTATATTGTTTTGTATAGTTCTTCTGATGATACTAATTTACAGGATGCGTGTGCTGAACTGGAGATAGAAAATCGACTGGTTAAACCGATTCGTATGAAACAGATGTACCAGATTTTGTCTACCTTAAAAAGTTCTCAAAAGAAAAAACCGGAGCAAATAAAAAATGTGGTAAATAAAGTCAGCACTCACGAAATAAAAATTTTGATTGCTGATGATAATGCTGTTAATTTGCTGCTTACTAAAACCTATTTAAAGGATATTCTTCCTCAGGCTATAATTATTGAGGCAAAAGATGGAGTAGAAGCAGTTGAAGAATACCAAAGAAATAGTTTAGATCTTATTTTAATGGATATTCAGATGCCGCAGCTCAATGGCATTGAGGCTACCAAAAAGATAAGAGGGATGGAAAAAAATATTGAAATTCCTATTATTGCGTTAACGGCGGGCAGTCTTCCTGGTGAAAAAGAAAAATGTATGCAAGCCGGCATGTCGGATTTTTTAACTAAACCTTTACTGAAGCAAACCCTGACGTTTATGATTCGGAAATGGTTTGGTAAAGAAATAGATAAAAAGTAAGGCAAATATCTGGCCTGAAAAAAAATATTCAAGTAAAAATTTTTATAGCGATACTTACGTGATGGATGATCTTACTAACGAACTACAGATAAAAGTAGAAAAGCTCGAAAACGAAATCAATTTCAAAAACGGACTGATCTCAATAATGTCTCATGACTCAAAGGAGATGTTTGGAAATTTTCTGTGGCTTATAGAAGCGCTGGAAGAAAAGACTATAAGTGAGGAAGATTTTCATAAGATGTTGCCCCACCTGAAAAAAGATGCTCAGAAAAACCTACGGACTGTGCAGGATAGCACAGCTTGGTTAAAAACACAATATGGCGACTTTAAAATTAAGCCTGTAAAAATCATGGTGATGGATCTTTTTCACCAGCTAGAAGAAAAATATGCTACATCATTAAAAGAAAAAAACATTAATTTTCTTTTCAAAGGAGATCAAAATGCAGTTCTTACAACCGATCGCCTGTTGTTAGAATACGTTTTAGATAAAATTTTCAATAATGCGATAAAATATTCGTTTCCTGGTCAAGATATTTATTTACAGCAAGTTTCGGTAAATAATCAGATTGTACTTTCTGTGGTTGATTCCGGAACGGGAATCGAACAAAAGTACTTATCTACGATTTACAGCTATGATAATCCCGTATTTCAGGGTACTGCTGGAGAAAAAGGTGTAGGATTGAGTTTGAAAATTGCAAAAAATTTCATATCCTTGATGCAGGGAAATATTGACATCATATCATCTGAAAAAGGAACCACTGTTTCCCTATTTTTACCTAACTTTAGTGAATGAAGGCTTTAAAATTAAATGTTCGTATTGTAGTAGCAGATGATCATGGTATCGTTCGGATGGGTTTGATTCAAACGGTCAAAAGACTCAAGCCGGAAGCGGTTATCTTCGAAGTGGAGGATTACAAATCATTGTATAAAGTAATTCTGAACGAAGAATTGGATTTGGCTATTATGGATGTTAATATGCCTAACGGTACAGTTCAGGAAGCGATAGATTATATAAAAATACATCAACCTGATTTAAAAATTCTCATATTCTCTTCGCAGGATGAAGAGTTGTATGGGATGAGATATTTAAAAATGGGTGCTGGTGGTTATCTTAGCAAGCAGAGTTCCACTGAGGTGATTGAAACTGCTTTGACAGCGATGCTCAGTACCGGCCGATATGCAAGTAACGATGTGAAGGAAGCTATCTTTTTAGAATCAATAAATGGTTCAACAAAAAAAACAGCTCTTGAATCTCTTTCAGATCGCGAGTTGCAAATTGCTAATAAGCTTGCAGAAGGTATACCCCTCAAAGAACTTTCAAATCATTTAAATCTCCACCAATCTACTGTTAGCACTTATAAAAACAGGCTTTTTGAGAAGCTGAAAATACGATCCATACCTGAACTGGTCGAGATACTAAGATTGTATAATCATTAAACATTTTTTTAGACGATAATCTTCCTCTGATAGTATTTTTGCTTATTTAATAACCAATAGTGCATCTGCAGGACACTCAAATGTTACAATCTATATAAAAAATAATAACATTATAATTTAAATTTTAATATTATTTAAAAACTTGTAAATCAGTTTTTTACATTTAAGCATTGCTCAATGTACTAATTTTTCATTAAAACAAATATTCTTTTTTAATGAGTAATAGATGTGTATAGAGAATTTCTCTGAATATAATTTGCATCAACTGGTAGAATACTTTTAAATGAATTTGAGTTTGTTAGCATCTTCTTCCAATACTGAGAAAAAATATTAAGGCATCAAAGCATATATACAATTTATGAAATATTAGTTTCGTAAATTTATTACAAATAACTAAAAGAACACCAATGATTAATTATTTGTGTTTTAGCTTATTATCTCAGTAATTTTAATTTGTAGGCGCAAGTTTCTTATTCGGTTTCAATGTAATTGGAGTAAATAAGTTGACCAAATTTCCATCAGGATCTCTAAATAATAGAGAATTATTTCCCCAAGGCATTATCGTTGGCTTTTGGACAATAAATGGTTCTAAAAAAGGTGCTAATCTATTATATTCTTTTTCTACATCCACAACCTTAAAATCAATAATTGCTGTACGGTTTTTAGCCGCCTGAGCTACACTATCACCACCGAAAAACTGAAGTGTATTAATACTTCCAATAGACAAAGTAGCTGTTTTCGTCTGTAATTCTGCGAAGTCAGGAGTAAAGCGTTTAATAGTCGCTTTTGTGATGTGTTCATAAAATTTTATTAAGGCCTCTACATCTGCAGTAATTATTCTAATAGATACTAAATTCATAATGTTTAATTTTCTGAAACAAAAATAAGGTGACTTTGTGACAACAGTCTGTCAGCATTTGGTGTTGTATTTGAATTAATGTAAAAAATATTTAAAAACATTTATGTAATATGGATTGCCGATATTTCAAAGATATTCTTACGAAAAGCAATTTTTTGATTGCACTTAAAATCGTACTTTTATTTCATTATGCGTTTAAAAATGATAGTCGGCATTCGGAAGGCAATATGGATTTTTAAAATTTAAAAAAACTGATATTTTTTTCTGATAAACATTATATTTACAAGTAAATAACAGTATCAAAAAAACGATTGCTTATATTTAGTGCATAAGACTAAGGATTTGGTGGATATGCGCTGTTGTATAACGGATATAAATAATTTGTCATTTTAAATGAAACGTGTACAAAAAAGAAAGAACTAAAAACCTAATAATGAAAAAAACTTCTATATTTATTATTCTTTTTATCTCAATACAGTATATATCTGCACAAAACATTACTGATTTCTTCTATATAATGCCAGCTGAATATTTAGACGACTTAAGCTATATTGAACGAAAACATTTAGTTTTAAATGGCTCATTGACCAATGATGATATGCACTATTCTTTGAATATTGATAAGAAAAATGGATATTTAAGACTAGAGCAATCATATACAGAAGGACAATCTGGTTATCAAATATTCGAAATCACATATTGGAATATTAAAAACAAAAAATTGATTGCTATTTCTTCTATCGGCGGAAGCAATGGTGGCTTTTCTCAAAATAATTTCAAATTCTTTGAGTATAGAAATAAAATACTTACAGAAGTGAAAACAGGATATTTAAAAAGTTATACAAATAATTTTGACGTATTTATGAATAATCTCGTTGGTGAATTCTGTATAAAATCTGTTAGTCAACATACAAAAGAGGAATTGGTAACATCACAGTTTACAATTGAATTGCCAAAGACCGGGAAAAATATTAATATATCATTTAAAGATAATTATATGTCAGCACCTGATTATTTTGAAAAAACTTATTCAAAATTTATAAAATTTAAAGAAAAAATATATGTTTGGAATATTACAGAAGAACAATTTGAATAAATATCGAACGCACAACAATAGTTTTGCGTCAGGCGGGCTTTTCTGCATCTATTTAAACCCGAAATCAAAGCCCCAAAACGTTATTAATGCTATCAAAATCTCAAAAAACAATTCGATATGTGCGTCCATTTGAGTACTTCGAGCTGAAAGTAATTATGCATCAAAATAATTTATATTTACTCAGTACCTAAATTGTACTGTTAAGATAATGATCCAGAAAGTGATAAATAGATTTACCAATAGCTATATTGTAATCACTTATAATTTTAAAAAATCTAAAGTTTCTACTCAAAGTCTAGAAAACTTATTTGATTTAATTTATGATATGGAAAATATAGAAAAGAATCTTGATGAAACAATAATTCTTTGTGAGATTTATAATCTGATTGGTTTAAATATAAAAAATAGAATACTTGACTGATTACCTCTAACAAAAAAGAAGATAAGATAAAGGTGGAAGTTCAAATCACATTAGATAGGGAGAATAGATATAAAAAACACTCGATATTATTACCGTGATTTGAGGGAAGCTAAAATTATAAAAGATCTTGAAAATCTCTTGGTTGCAGATTTTGTAATTTTGAATGAGGAAAAAATATTTAAAATAGAATTTACGAAAACAAGCCAGTTAAACATTTTCAACAAATATGTTAAGACAAAAGATATCTCTATTTATTCTGATGCAGCACCTAATAGAATCTGCCAGACAGCTTGATTTATTTCTTTCATTGGTAATAAGGTTGTAGAAAAGAGCTTATTGATTTTTACAATACAACTGAAAAAGTTCCGTGCTTGTACATCTTAAGTTTCATAAACTGAC
It contains:
- a CDS encoding response regulator is translated as MINHFNSNNHFLDQQNNDKLTSFEKKYTDIFELLVYAAAKMTGTELCTMSIISDGQVYVLASSDASHNQIYLQNLRFQLGDETSVYEFKSAEFKFHRSYSIPDLGDNLVAHLNLFDREKKNLDIAEEELLNKILNQASKWYLCNSDDVTARKKTESEILPAKESADQAYVLKSEFVANMSHEIRTPLNGIIGFTELLLETSLDETQRQYLDVINQSGVSLYSIINDILDFSKLDKQKLQLNLDKVEIEELVSEAFNIVSYHNNKKRLEILIDIDDAIPTYIWTDTMRLKQVFVNLLSNALKFTEKGEIVLYVKVINDLGKGKKLMRFGVHDTGIGINKEKQSEIFEAFSQEDISITKRYGGTGLGLTISNQILALLDSVLQVESEQGTGSDFFFDLQLDTGEEEYDLSLSGIKKVLIVDDNENNRNILKRMLERKDIEVTECDSGLKAILLIMDKSEYDVIIMDYHMPIMDGIETIRKMKNIIPATTDAAPYIVLYSSSDDTNLQDACAELEIENRLVKPIRMKQMYQILSTLKSSQKKKPEQIKNVVNKVSTHEIKILIADDNAVNLLLTKTYLKDILPQAIIIEAKDGVEAVEEYQRNSLDLILMDIQMPQLNGIEATKKIRGMEKNIEIPIIALTAGSLPGEKEKCMQAGMSDFLTKPLLKQTLTFMIRKWFGKEIDKK
- a CDS encoding sensor histidine kinase, which codes for MDDLTNELQIKVEKLENEINFKNGLISIMSHDSKEMFGNFLWLIEALEEKTISEEDFHKMLPHLKKDAQKNLRTVQDSTAWLKTQYGDFKIKPVKIMVMDLFHQLEEKYATSLKEKNINFLFKGDQNAVLTTDRLLLEYVLDKIFNNAIKYSFPGQDIYLQQVSVNNQIVLSVVDSGTGIEQKYLSTIYSYDNPVFQGTAGEKGVGLSLKIAKNFISLMQGNIDIISSEKGTTVSLFLPNFSE
- a CDS encoding response regulator; the encoded protein is MKALKLNVRIVVADDHGIVRMGLIQTVKRLKPEAVIFEVEDYKSLYKVILNEELDLAIMDVNMPNGTVQEAIDYIKIHQPDLKILIFSSQDEELYGMRYLKMGAGGYLSKQSSTEVIETALTAMLSTGRYASNDVKEAIFLESINGSTKKTALESLSDRELQIANKLAEGIPLKELSNHLNLHQSTVSTYKNRLFEKLKIRSIPELVEILRLYNH
- a CDS encoding VOC family protein, coding for MNLVSIRIITADVEALIKFYEHITKATIKRFTPDFAELQTKTATLSIGSINTLQFFGGDSVAQAAKNRTAIIDFKVVDVEKEYNRLAPFLEPFIVQKPTIMPWGNNSLLFRDPDGNLVNLFTPITLKPNKKLAPTN